AACCATGGAGGCTTCGACGGCGAGATCCTTAGACTTCTGGGTGGTCTCGGAGATCAGATCGGAAAGCTTGGTGGGATTAGCGAGGGTATAGGACTTCTTGGCCGCTTCCTCGACGAAGGTCTTCGCTCTCTTCTACAATCCTACATTGCCTGGTTTAAGAATTTGGGAATTATGGTGGGTCGGGTATTATCGGGAGCAAGTCGAGTCTGCATGAGCAAGACGGGTGGATTTCAAATCGATCCATTAGAAACGTGCCACGTCATCGCATTAACGGCCAACAGGACGACTTTGATGGCATTAAGTCCACGTAGACGTGACGGTAACGGACAGTCAGATTTAAGACTAATGCTGACACTTTTTaaaaacttataggacttgGTTACCCCTTGTAAACCTTTTAGaattcaaagtaaaaaaatgcCAAACATATAGGATCAatagtgtcattttccctttttttttttttggccccCAACATTTTAAATGACAGTCAGTACAAAGCAAGAACTGCATTATATCTTCGTTCGCATTTCTTAATTCCCCCCTTCTCCAATTACTTTCAAAATTGAGAATCTCTACAAAGATTTGAATTAATGAAACTCTGGCCTTGGGTAGGCTCGCAGtttcatagaaaaaaaaaaactagttaAAGGAAGTTTCTGCGATCACATGAATTGTCTACCACTCTTAAGTCGAGAGTCATATGATTAGCTCGGGTTGATGGGTTTTGTGATCGCTCTAAATTGATCTAGCTGTTCTTGAAACCGGAAGTGATAGTTACTTTAGAttatagattttcttttcatattaaTTTGACACAATATTTTCAAGCCAATCATGGTCCTTAAGGCCTATATATAACCCATTTCCTTCTTTGCATGTTGCCACCCGAACAAAAagtactctctctctctctctctctctctctccatctgTCAACAAAAATGGGCTCTATGTCCCAAGAAACAAAGCTCCCATTTGTTGACTTCAGCAAGGAGGGTGATAAGCTGAACCCAGAGAGTCCCGAATGGGTCTCCCTCAGGGCCCAAGTGAGGCTAGCCCTCGAGGACTTCGGGTGCTTCGAAGCTCGTTTCGATGGGGTCCCCATGGATCTCCGGAACACGATGATGGGCTCACTCCAAGAGCTGTTCGACCTGCCCCTGGAGATGAAGCTGCGGAACGTTTCGAGAAAGCCATTTCATGGCTACGTGGGGCAGTACCCCCAGGTGCCACTGTTCGAGAGCATGGGAATCGACGATGCCGATTTGCATGAGAAGGTGGATGAGCTTGCTAATTCCTTATGGCCCCAGGGTCATCCCACATTCAGGTACAAGATATTTGGCTCTCACTTgctattaataaaaattgcgAACCTGTCTAATGGTTTTCCCTTTCAGAACTTTTCCATGGGCCCAGCCCATGGGCCAGAAATTGCTCCAAAAGCTACTTTGGCCCAGCCCAATTTCACGGCAGGTACAGTTATTGCTTGCAGTATGTGCCTTTTAATTGATACTCTCGTGTCCTATTTTGCAGCAAAACAATACGGTCCTATTCCGAGAAATTGTTGAAGCTGGACCAAATCATTAGAAGGATGATCTTAGAGAGTCTCGGTGTGGAAAAATATTTAGAGGAACACCTGAACTCGACGAATTACCTTCTCCGCGTCATGAAATATAAAGGACCACATACTCCCGAAACAAAGCTGGGACTGAATGCGCACACCGATAAGAACATAGTGACGATACTGTATCAGAACCAGGTGGAAGGACTCGAGATCCAGACTAAAGATGGAGAGTGGATCAGTTTTAAACCCTCCCCGGAGTCTTTCATCGTTATGATTGGAGATTCACTCTATGTAAGTTTTTTCAGCTTCGCCCAAGGTCCATTTCATGAAATGGTTTATtattgcaaaaagtaaattcCAAATTTGTAttagtaatattttttctGTCATGGATATGACCATGGGTTGTATATGTATCAACATAGGCATGGGCAAATGCACGGCTTCACAGTCCAAACCACCGCATCATGATGAGTGGAAATGAAACAAGGTACTCCGCCGGGCTGTTCTCGATTCCAAAAGCTGGATATATAATAAAAGCACCAGATGAGCTGGTCGACGAGGAACACCCCTTGCTCTTTAAACCCTTTGATCATGTTCAGTTCCTCGGGTTCTACTACACCGAGGAAGGGCAAAGAGCCGAATCTGCACTCAAGGCTTATTGTGGTGTCTAGTAGACTGTTAAGTTGATCTTCATTTTCACTGCTTGTGATATCCACAAAAGAATGAAGCATCTCTACTGTAATATTGTAGGTGTTCTCATCATTTTCGTTGTACGATGCACTAGAAGTTCTTTGATTTGCTTGCAGAAAAGCAGAATAATACACACGGATACCATGTGTTTATTCATTGTTAATTCCATTCCATATTTATTCTCATTATGCGTCAATTCCATTCATGGGCACAAACGTTTAGGGATGTAGTTCATAGGGTCGAATGAGCAATATGTCGAGCACGTCATGGGCACAAACGTTTAGGGATTAGTTACAAGGAAAGACAACTATTGCAGACAGGTGTTTAACCAGCAAAGTTAAATGTCAGAGAATGCAAATCATAGATGGACAGATAGTATGAACAGAGGATTTGAGGATGATCACCAATTTGAAGCGTAACGGTTGTTCAGGGAAGGCAAGCGAGTCAGCAGCACTGTCTACCGATTGTTTGCTCAAAGCAAAATGGCCAGCACCATTTGATTTTGAGAAGTCTGAGTTTGCTCGGCAAAGAAGGAAGTTACAAAGAAAGCGCAAAGAGAATGATTGCTGGAGCGAGGTAGGCTTTCTAAGGGATTAAACTCTCCACAAACGACTAATCCGGTCGAGCCAAGTCGACCCACTAAGGATTAAAATTCTCtaagtataaattttttacattcacagGGACTTGAACCCGAGACTTTACTTAAACGAAATAGACGTCGAACCGCTTAAACCAACTCACATCGGTAAATATTAATAGATTTTCATCCTAAGAAAATCTTATGGACCAAAATTGTGAATGATAAACTTATTGTTTTTGTCAAATTCTTTCGTTCTAATTTTCTCCATAGCTTCTgcccgaaaaaaataaataaataaataaaaactccTGAGCTTGACATATATCAACTCATAAAAGACCAAGTATacctatttttccttttccacaaGTCCTAaactttaaaattattttataatattgcattctaaataaaaaaatatcgaCTGAtgtccataaaaaa
The sequence above is drawn from the Punica granatum isolate Tunisia-2019 chromosome 5, ASM765513v2, whole genome shotgun sequence genome and encodes:
- the LOC116206876 gene encoding probable 2-oxoglutarate-dependent dioxygenase AOP1, producing MGSMSQETKLPFVDFSKEGDKLNPESPEWVSLRAQVRLALEDFGCFEARFDGVPMDLRNTMMGSLQELFDLPLEMKLRNVSRKPFHGYVGQYPQVPLFESMGIDDADLHEKVDELANSLWPQGHPTFSKTIRSYSEKLLKLDQIIRRMILESLGVEKYLEEHLNSTNYLLRVMKYKGPHTPETKLGLNAHTDKNIVTILYQNQVEGLEIQTKDGEWISFKPSPESFIVMIGDSLYAWANARLHSPNHRIMMSGNETRYSAGLFSIPKAGYIIKAPDELVDEEHPLLFKPFDHVQFLGFYYTEEGQRAESALKAYCGV